Proteins encoded by one window of Geobacter sp. DSM 9736:
- the yedE gene encoding YedE family putative selenium transporter yields MRFPDRHLWLILASGALLGLFGILLSLWGNPENSGICVSCFIENSAGALGFHSNPRMQYLRPELIGFVLGSLACASIFSEFRPRGGSASLTRLISGIFLIVGCAIFIGCPIKLFLRLAAGDLTALAGVAGLAAGVWGGIRLSAAGVVVGSHSREGGAAGGLMVPAAFMLLLLFLFVRPSFILSSETGSGAQYAPQLLSLAAGLLLGALAQRSRFCITGSLRDVLLMGVRAPLLWGMLTFAGTALAAAVVTGSFNLGFYGQPGAHSDHLWSFLGMGLVGAISVVIGGCPFRQLVKAGEGDADAGMTVVGMFVGGALVQSWEIAATAAGVPLYGKVAVLAGIFFLLGISLLVRVRPGLGPARMAGSIKSE; encoded by the coding sequence ATGAGGTTTCCGGACCGGCACCTATGGCTTATTCTGGCATCAGGAGCCCTTCTGGGTCTCTTCGGCATACTCTTGAGCCTGTGGGGGAACCCCGAAAATTCGGGAATTTGTGTCTCCTGTTTCATCGAGAACAGCGCCGGAGCTCTCGGTTTCCACTCCAATCCGAGGATGCAGTACCTCCGTCCGGAACTGATAGGCTTCGTGCTCGGTTCCCTTGCCTGCGCCAGCATCTTTAGTGAATTTCGTCCGCGGGGAGGAAGCGCCTCGCTCACCAGACTCATTTCCGGTATTTTTCTCATAGTGGGCTGCGCCATCTTTATAGGATGCCCTATCAAGCTGTTCCTGCGCCTTGCGGCAGGGGACCTGACTGCTCTCGCTGGAGTGGCAGGCCTCGCTGCAGGGGTATGGGGGGGGATTCGTCTCTCTGCTGCCGGCGTAGTCGTTGGCTCCCACAGCCGCGAGGGGGGGGCGGCCGGAGGACTGATGGTGCCGGCGGCTTTTATGCTCCTTCTCCTTTTCTTGTTTGTCCGCCCGTCGTTTATTCTTTCTTCCGAAACGGGGAGCGGAGCGCAGTACGCCCCGCAGCTCCTTTCCCTGGCCGCAGGATTGCTTCTTGGGGCACTGGCGCAGCGAAGCCGATTCTGCATCACCGGAAGCCTCCGGGATGTGTTGCTCATGGGGGTGCGGGCACCGCTCCTGTGGGGGATGTTGACCTTTGCCGGAACGGCGCTGGCCGCAGCTGTCGTCACCGGAAGTTTTAATCTCGGGTTCTACGGCCAGCCGGGGGCTCATTCCGACCATTTATGGAGCTTTCTCGGGATGGGGCTGGTGGGGGCGATTTCGGTCGTTATCGGCGGATGTCCGTTCCGGCAGCTGGTGAAAGCCGGGGAAGGGGACGCAGACGCGGGAATGACGGTGGTGGGCATGTTCGTAGGGGGAGCCTTGGTGCAGTCGTGGGAGATAGCCGCGACAGCCGCCGGGGTGCCACTCTATGGAAAGGTCGCCGTCCTCGCTGGTATTTTCTTCCTGCTGGGTATCTCTCTTCTGGTGCGGGTACGTCCCGGCCTGGGTCCGGCCAGGATGGCCGGCAGCATTAAATCAGAATAA